Part of the Quercus lobata isolate SW786 chromosome 6, ValleyOak3.0 Primary Assembly, whole genome shotgun sequence genome, ttgactCTATCAAAACTCACAACATTATGTTTTACTcaccaaaatgacaaaaagagaaagagatcatttttatattataatctaTTCCTCGTTCTTTTCACTACATCAGCACTAGAACATACAAACATAATTAGCCTtcactttcttaatttttccaaattcttaTTCTAATAGTTGAAATTggtaaattaactaaaaaaaaaaaggaatacaaaaaaatggcatattttcaaactaaaaaatttaagccTTTTGTattcaagatatatatatatatattttttttttttgataatgattaatttgaaatcttccttttcataaaattaattcCACAAAGAGAGGGCATGCTTATAGGAATGGAAGTCAAAGCTTTTGTCTAACCCATACTTATGGTAGTGTTGAGGTCCTTGAGGCATTGGTGGTCCTAGATGAGTTGATACCTTCAATATAGAGACACTACATATGGGCAAGTtggctatttatattttttgggccTCTTTGGACCAATTTAACTTTTGAGAGGAAGTTACATACAAGTCTCCAAAGTATAGGCTACATACTTTTACTATAaaccccattaaaaaaaaaaaaaatcatagggCCTGGGAAGGCCATGGCATCAGTTGGTCTCTAGATTAGATTCAAATCTTTGATCCTAAATTGTTGTCAACATGTTTTATATCGATGTATATACTactttgttgttattattttcttatttttacatttaaataaattagggGGTAATACAATGTAAAGCCCTCGATATACGGGGGCAAATAtaattagttgattttattgagATATTAACATACTTCTTCAACCCGTTCAATAGGGTGGATCCCAAGGTTACGGCTCATgcaatcaaatattttatattctagATAGTTCGtttttatttgaaactatttttaattataaatgtttacaagaaaatatcaattttaatataaaaacttatGAAATAGAGacaaatttgttatttgaatctcaaataggattttttgataaatttttactcaacaaaaaaaatatagcacaagattttaatgaaattctcaCACGTcaacaaaaaattcataaaaaatctatatttttattcatttattatataattattcaCTTATTGCATTAAATGgctcaatatataaatatatttgttatattagTTAATATAGAATTTCAAGTGACTCACTATTATTATGAAGGttgtgataatatatatatatatatatatatatttaatttgtaattaatttgtgCATAACATGAACATGAACTGATGAACATGCTACCAatttaaatatgaaagaaagaaaaaaattccgCTTAAATTTATTGCACTAAGCCTCAAACTATATCAAGCTGCCTGCTAGTAGGTGTAACCCCACAAAGTTCGAATCCATGGTGAAGGTGAACTTCATTTCACACAACATGAGATTTATTATCTCTCATGACTTGCACAGAGAGCTCGAGCTTCGTGATTTATGTCAGAAAAATCGGCTACAACTTGGCCACACTTATCCTATAAAATGGTTGAATGGTCGGCATTTCTACTGCAAGCCAGTTTCGACTATCGATAGAGCAATACACTGTGATTGAGAAATGGCCTTGAAATTAGTTCTCTTTGTTACCGTAATGGTTGCTGCATTGGCACTTCCAATAGCTAAAGGCACTAGTGTTGTGGTTGAGGTCCAGCCGTCTTTTGTGCCTTGCAGTTTAGGTGCGAATGTTACTGCCACCCCACCTTTCCCAAGTAAGTTTGCTCATAATTTGTTACAGTTAGTCCAATGCACCATGACTACACACATTAGTCTCGGCTAATAAGGTACTTCAATCTCACCATTGTTTTGTTATGTTTACTTCTAGATGCTCAAGTACAACTGCGGTGTGGAGCTGGAAATGTGGTTGCTAGTACAACAACCAATGCCAGTGGagtattttcattttccttggATTCTACACGACTTTCTCTCTTACCAACAGTACCCTTGAATCTTTGCAATCTAGTGGTTACAACAGCCCTCTCCACCTGCAACTCCACGCTTCCTCCTGTGGGAGTCTTGGAATCACGCATACAGTTCATTAGAAGCAGTGTTTTAGGGCTCCGTATTGTTCTCACCTTTGGGCCAGTTGGGTTCCGTTACAGTTCCTCAACTTGAGGAATAGAAGAGTATTTACATGAATAAGGTCAATTGAACCAATGATATAGTATTTTCCTTTCCAACTCTTTAATAATGTTATGAAGATTGTCATCCAATCTGTAAACTCCTTTCCTAATTAAGGAGTACTCCTGTCGccatatataattaataaagccTTTAATGTCCTTCAAATGAATGTGGACTACGTTGTGGATTTCGTTTGACTTGTATATGATAATCGAGGCTATGTTAATTGGCAAAAAGCCTTTTTGATGGTGTTTGTTTTGGTATTATTGTATGAAGGAAGTAAAAgtttaatttcaaaacttattttaaccGGAAAGAATTATAGCATTTAGAATATTTGGTAAACTACGGGGTTAAGTGTtggaatatttttgtaaaaatcataatattttatatctattattatttttaaccattTGTTATGAGTTGGCTGCCTAGTAAACGTTAGTGGCTAACGTTTTTCTATTATTCAATCTTAATTCATTCCTTTAAACCATCATCTTTAATTGGTTGAGTTTGTACACTTTTTATGTTACCGTTGGCATTGATATATTATGATTcaatataattacaatttactgtccattttaaagataattataacaacaataaagtaaatttaaaacccaaataaacTTGATCTTTATTGTATGTTTCTTCAGCCAATATGAATATGCAGCCAACATGTCCGATTTTagatgagaaaatcaattttcttatgGGCACCATTTtcatgtaaaaaagaaaactacctACATTTTTGCTGAATCAAAATTCGAATCTCATGAAAATAAGATATCCTTCGATATACtatatttttgggtaaaagaaAAGCTATTCTACAAGCAGTGTAGGCTTGTAAGGATAATCAGCAAGGTGGCTGAGTTGTTGTATCCCGAGGGCGGCACGCACAATTTTATTAGTCGACTGCACCGGAAATGGGAATGCCAACAGGTTGGGTTCGGGCTGGGTTTCTTTATACCCGAACCCGCTTCGCGGGCTTGTACTCGTTACCTGAACTCTgcttgtttaataaacgagttccttttgttaggacatatgtgtttcacttgttaggaacatatgtcactactttatgtaattggcttatcctttgacaaaacgcactatacttgtatttgggtagatttaggatgtgtttaaatacttcaagaaaccatgtttcaagatcaagtgttgaatcCTTCatgtctgtccaagaaaacaagttgatagtgcaaattcattaaagctcgacagctagctcgatagctgcatctatcgagcttaagaaagctgttcaaaaactggtgtgctcgacacctcctatctgtcgaggtttaagaatttcagaattcaaatatgattttcttgggatccgtgaagatgtctttgggctttcttttctcctaaccctagacatataaaaggactGTTTTAAAGGCCGTAAAAcaattcacaagttgcacaagcgtTAAGCGAACTCTGTATAAggaaattgtgaccggagacgaagttcttgccctagttcatctctttctcttgaagaagttactgtatatgtgcatcgtagggttttgtgaccaagcatcttcttgatcttcatcgtgtagATGAACAGAataactttgcaaccaacaacctacttagttggtgattgaagttgcatacagggatccgcgcaattggttagtcacgtacttgggagtcgtgcatcaaaaAGGGGAACTGTCTCTACAAAACatgtccaattgggtattggcgtaatggttcaactgtaggttggtaaggtacttgggattcctttacttgtaaccgcttgttgtgataatagtggagtttcggtaGTGGTAACAAGAAAATCACCCTGTGGGGTTTTTGctattaggttttccccattcgtaaacaaatcaccgtattatttatttttctattgcataattagtttattggagatttgtttgtgctaccacgtttttgcatgataaattgattaattaataacttggataattaattaattaatttttatcacaaggggtcattcagtttgtggcctatcattttttttttttgttttttgtttttaaattttttttttcaggccACAAACCCGCCTTGTCTAGCCAGGTTAGATTTGGGCAAAATCCGTGGccatataaaagaaaaggatgGAATTGAAGCCTATACCGtggcccaagcaaaaaaaaaaaaaatcgtatttTCTCATATTCAAATTTGAGTAGCAAGCACAATTTTCCGATGGAGGAGTCACTGATTagcaaaaaattgaacaaataatcgctaaaaaaagaaaaaaaatcgaaaaaatagagaagaaacttAATGCATGTGTTGAAAATAGAAAGTATAAGTGGTGTttggagaaaaggaaaatgtgagagaaaagaaTGGTGGAGGGCCGGTGGTGAGATCGAGCGATGGTTGGCAGTGACAGAGCTTGAGGGTGAGTGAGATTGAGCTACAGTGGGAGAGGAAAGTGAGGGAAATTGGATGGGGCGACTAAGTGAAATGTGAGGGTGAGGGTAGggtttataagtttatatatatatatatatatatataaatggttttttggtaattttagttttaattggGTCAGGGTTGGGTTCGGGTCCGAGTTCAGGGCGGGTTTCATAAAAACCTGGACCTATTTcgggttttattttaaaaattcaaacccGACCCTATTGTTTTACGGGTCGGGTAAAACCCATCCCCTTAGGGTCGAGTTGGGCCAGATACCCACAGGTCTGGTACTTTTTGCCATACGTAACCGGAAACCCCATAGATGATGTGTCTCATCTGAAGACAGGGACATGGTCCACGCCTCAACTCTACCATTGTTTTGTTATGTCTACTTCTAGATGCTCTAGTACAACTGCAATATGGAGTTGGAAATGTGGCTGCTAGTGCAACAACCAATAGCgccaaaatattttcaattccCCCGAATCCCCAAAAGTTCTTCTCCAAATACTATTGAGTAAGTGCAATCTAGTGGTTAACACTCC contains:
- the LOC115950508 gene encoding phylloplanin-like, whose amino-acid sequence is MALKLVLFVTVMVAALALPIAKGTSVVVEVQPSFVPCSLGANVTATPPFPNAQVQLRCGAGNVVASTTTNASGVFSFSLDSTRLSLLPTVPLNLCNLVVTTALSTCNSTLPPVGVLESRIQFIRSSVLGLRIVLTFGPVGFRYSSST